From one Plasmodium malariae genome assembly, chromosome: 12 genomic stretch:
- the PmUG01_12042800 gene encoding conserved Plasmodium protein, unknown function has protein sequence MVRVNSLLIYSLVLILNGLSEKLKVMFTVSGNIILNDEWISNDWKSNWKNDYMLNESINNILRHAPTQNRAIINEHIKELLSGKYNAANPRKIIHTISNLVKNGMTKSLCDHNKSFIIFKLPHIIFNSDLFHDVKLDTINGLINNITKHLDGCQYNEEANNISFITNGCQSESDRNIIFDKNQQEAFSKDTSKLSPSNNFFSTLLQCSVDNIGSGEKTMICVQEHLAKRNLKMSDTCVACFRQSVDCGRSNCWMPCLFGSPCSEKCYNCATTNCNKELIRCSGLDDLPGACS, from the coding sequence ATGGTTAGAGTAAACAGTTTGTTGATATATTCTTTAGTCCTAATCCTAAATGGACTAAGTGAAAAATTAAAGGTTATGTTTACCGTATCaggaaatattatattaaatgatgAATGGATAAGTAATGATTGGAAGTCTAACTGGAAAAATGATTATATGCTTAACGAgtcaataaataatattttaaggcATGCACCAACACAAAATAGAGCAATAATTAATGAGCACATTAAAGAGTTATTAAGTGGAAAATACAATGCTGCAAATCctagaaaaataatacatacaatatCTAACCTAGTTAAAAATGGAATGACAAAAAGTTTATGTGATCataataaatcatttattatttttaaattaccacatataatatttaattcgGATTTATTTCATGATGTTAAATTGGATACAATTAATggattaattaataatataacaaaacatTTAGATGGATGTCAGTATAATGAAGAagcaaataatatttcatttataactAATGGATGTCAATCAGAATCagatagaaatattatttttgataaaaaccAACAAGAAGCTTTTAGTAAAGATACTTCGAAATTATCTCccagtaataatttttttagcaCCCTCTTACAATGTTCTGTTGACAACATAGGGTCAGGTGAGAAAACGATGATATGTGTTCAAGAGCATTTAGCCAAacgaaatttaaaaatgtcaGACACTTGTGTAGCATGTTTTAGACAGTCAGTAGATTGTGGACGATCAAACTGTTGGATGCCTTGCTTATTTGGTAGTCCTTGTAGTGAGAAGTGCTATAACTGTGCTACAACAAATTGTAACAAGGAGTTGATTCGTTGTAGTGGTTTGGATGACCTTCCCGGCGCATGTTCATGA
- the PmUG01_12042900 gene encoding protein transport protein SFT2, putative, whose product MGGENNFDDLSFFENNEFQNLNREFLRGSMDGNRNEEDKGLIHKAINLSKKGAENIQKGIIKTLEKTNLNNAPSIVSNSTTADTGSVFSNFPSFNSQTRENESNSLFAFTTLLSYKNFPIFCLLFGISILFMILSFFTLPMIVISPRQFGSLFTISSICFVASLSFLKGISSLYYHLIEKKRLPFTAAYILSLLSTLYFTIIKPLYLLALITSVVQVLALISFIVSYIPGGSGAIKMLINALVTYIKNLFRQNNSSDLPF is encoded by the exons ATGGGGGGAGAAAATAACTTTGATgatttgtctttttttgaaaataatgaatttcAAAACTTGAATAGGGAATTTTTAAGAGGATCAATGGATGGTAATCGAAATGAAGAAGACAAAGGGTTAATACATAAAGCTATAAATTTGTCAAAAAAAGGAGCAGAAAATATTCAAAAGGGTATAATAAAGACattagaaaaaacaaatttaaataatgctCCATCAATAGTATCAAATTCTACTACAGCAGATACGGGATCAGTCTTTTCAAATTTTCCATCATTTAATAGTCAGACAAGGGAAAATGAATCGAATTCGCTTTTTGCCTTTACGACATTATTATCTTATAAGaattttccaattttttgtttgttatTTGGAATTAGTATACTATTTATGATACTATCCTTTTTTACCTTACCAATGATTGTAATATCCCCGAGACAGTTCGGTTCTTTGTTTACCATATCGTCAATTTGTTTTGTTGCGTccttatcatttttaaaggGTATATCAAGCCTCTATTATCATTTGATAGAAAAAAAacg cCTTCCATTTACTGCtgcttatatattatctttacTTTCCACCTTGTACTTCACAATAATTAAGCCGTTGTATTTATTG GCATTGATTACGTCGGTTGTCCAAGTGTTAGCacttatttcatttattgttTCATACATAccag GTGGATCAGGTGCAATAAAAATGCTTATCAATGCGTTGGtcacatatattaaaaacttGTTCAGACAAAACAATTCTTCAGATTTAccgttttaa